The proteins below are encoded in one region of Flavobacterium nackdongense:
- the tsaD gene encoding tRNA (adenosine(37)-N6)-threonylcarbamoyltransferase complex transferase subunit TsaD, with translation MQNSEVFILAIESSCDDTAAAVLKNDQVLSNVVANQLIHNQYGGVVPELASRAHQQNIVPVIDAALRKANITKEQLSAIAFTQGPGLMGSLLVGSSFAKSLSLALQIPLLAVNHMQAHILAHFIAEEGYNKPTFPFLALTISGGHTQIVKVNDFFDMEIIGETTDDAVGEAFDKSAKILGLPYPGGPLVDKYAQLGDPKAFEFTKPKVPGLDFSFSGLKTAILYFIQKKKLENPNFVEENLNAICASIQHNIIEILMDKLKLAVKETGIKQIAIGGGVSANSGIRTTLKAAESKYGWTTYIPKFEYTTDNAAMIGIVGYQKFLSQNFETSAVVSKARIQF, from the coding sequence ATGCAAAATTCCGAGGTTTTTATTCTTGCGATCGAAAGTTCTTGCGATGACACTGCCGCAGCGGTTTTAAAAAACGACCAAGTCCTATCGAATGTTGTTGCTAACCAATTGATTCACAATCAATACGGAGGCGTTGTTCCGGAACTGGCCTCGCGAGCACACCAACAAAATATTGTACCTGTTATCGATGCTGCTTTGCGAAAAGCAAATATAACAAAAGAGCAACTATCTGCCATTGCATTCACTCAAGGCCCCGGTTTGATGGGTTCGCTATTGGTGGGAAGCTCCTTCGCCAAATCCTTATCTTTGGCTTTGCAAATACCGTTACTAGCTGTAAATCATATGCAAGCGCATATTTTAGCGCACTTTATTGCCGAAGAAGGCTATAACAAACCAACATTTCCGTTTTTAGCACTGACCATCTCCGGTGGGCACACCCAAATTGTAAAAGTCAATGATTTTTTCGATATGGAAATCATCGGCGAAACCACTGATGATGCGGTGGGAGAAGCTTTCGACAAAAGCGCCAAAATCTTGGGTCTTCCCTACCCAGGAGGTCCACTAGTCGATAAATATGCCCAATTGGGCGACCCAAAAGCCTTCGAATTTACCAAACCGAAAGTGCCTGGATTGGATTTTAGTTTCTCAGGATTGAAAACGGCCATTTTGTATTTTATCCAGAAGAAAAAGCTTGAAAATCCGAATTTTGTGGAGGAAAATCTCAATGCTATTTGTGCCTCCATTCAGCATAACATTATCGAAATCTTGATGGATAAATTGAAATTGGCAGTAAAAGAAACGGGTATCAAACAAATCGCTATCGGCGGAGGCGTTTCGGCCAATTCCGGAATTCGAACTACGTTGAAAGCAGCCGAAAGTAAATACGGATGGACAACCTACATTCCTAAATTTGAATACACCACCGATAATGCCGCTATGATTGGAATTGTAGGTTATCAAAAGTTTTTATCCCAAAATTTCGAAACTTCAGCTGTGGTTTCCAAAGCACGAATTCAATTTTAA
- a CDS encoding 16S rRNA (uracil(1498)-N(3))-methyltransferase, which yields MQLFYNPNIDEATQSFSFDKEESKHIVKVLRKKDTDILFVTNGAGLLFKTEITLASDNKCTVQILEVEKATPSKFHLHLAVAPTKMNDRYEWFLEKATEIGIHEITPIICDRSERKVVNSERFEKILLTAMKQSNVLFLPKLNEAISFKEFIKRKNEGLQLIAHCEETDKKSLKSVLEPNENVTLLIGPEGDFSEKEIALALENNFIPVSLGNTRLRTETAAVVACHSVVFVNESALTQQGGITE from the coding sequence ATGCAATTATTTTACAATCCAAATATCGACGAAGCGACCCAAAGTTTTTCCTTTGACAAAGAAGAAAGCAAGCACATCGTGAAAGTTTTACGCAAAAAAGATACCGATATTTTATTTGTCACCAATGGTGCGGGCTTGTTGTTCAAAACCGAAATCACTTTGGCCTCGGACAATAAATGTACGGTGCAAATTCTTGAAGTAGAAAAAGCTACACCTTCCAAATTCCATTTGCATTTGGCTGTTGCCCCGACCAAAATGAATGACCGTTACGAATGGTTTTTAGAAAAAGCAACTGAAATTGGTATTCACGAAATCACACCGATTATCTGTGATCGTTCTGAACGAAAAGTAGTAAATAGCGAACGTTTTGAGAAAATTTTGCTGACGGCAATGAAACAATCCAATGTGTTGTTTCTGCCCAAACTCAACGAAGCCATCAGTTTCAAGGAATTTATAAAACGCAAAAACGAAGGCTTACAACTGATTGCGCATTGTGAAGAAACCGATAAAAAATCATTGAAATCGGTATTGGAACCCAACGAAAATGTTACCTTATTGATTGGTCCCGAAGGCGATTTCTCAGAAAAAGAAATTGCATTGGCATTGGAAAATAATTTCATCCCGGTATCATTAGGAAATACTAGATTACGAACCGAAACCGCCGCTGTTGTGGCTTGTCATAGTGTGGTTTTTGTGAATGAAAGCGCACTAACCCAGCAAGGAGGAATTACAGAATAA